The genomic DNA ATCCGGTGAGTTATCCGATTTGACAGGGCTGGTCTCGGGCCCGGAGTCGGCCGGATTGTCCCTTAACGGTCCAGGATGTCCCTGATGGAAGCCAGCAGCTCTGAAATCCGGTAAGGCTTGCCGATGAAGCCGGCCGCGCCCAGACCAAGGATCTCTCCGGCCGGACCGTCGGCCGAATAGCCGCTGGCCACCAGGACCCTAGCCTCGGAATCGAGGTGGATCAGTTCAAGCAGACATTGACGGCCGCCCATGCCGGGCATGTTCAAATCCATGATCACCAGGTCGATGGCCTCGTCCCGGGCCAAATAGATGGTCAGGGCCTCTTCGCCGCTGGCGGCTTGGACTACGGTGTAGCCCGACGTCTCGAGGGCCTCGGTGGTCAGATCCCGGATGTCGGCCTCGTCGTCCACGATCAGGATGGTCTCGGTGCCGCCCCGGGCAGGGGCCTCGGGTTTCGGAGGGGCCTCCTCGCCCGGGACTTCCGATGCTGCAGGCCAGTAAATCTTGAAGATCGTGCCCCGGCCCGGTTCGCTCAGAC from Deltaproteobacteria bacterium includes the following:
- a CDS encoding response regulator, whose protein sequence is MSEPGRGTIFKIYWPAASEVPGEEAPPKPEAPARGGTETILIVDDEADIRDLTTEALETSGYTVVQAASGEEALTIYLARDEAIDLVIMDLNMPGMGGRQCLLELIHLDSEARVLVASGYSADGPAGEILGLGAAGFIGKPYRISELLASIRDILDR